Part of the Pseudomonas sp. M30-35 genome is shown below.
ACGCCGAAGGCACCAAGCGCGGCAAGCGCGTTCAGGCACTGGGCGGCGCGAAAAACCATGCGGTGCTGATGCCGGATGCCGACCTTGATAACGCTGTTAGCGCATTGATGGGCGCTGCTTACGGTTCGTGCGGTGAGCGTTGCATGGCTATTTCGGTTGCCGTTTGCGTAGGCGATCAAATTGCTGATGCGATGATTAAAAAGCTGGTGCCGCAGATCAAGGCATTGAAAATCGGTGCTGGCACTTCAGCGGGTCTGGACATGGGCCCACTGGTGACTGGCGTTCACCGTGACAAGGTCAAGGGCTATGTCGATGCGGGTGTTGCAGCCGGTGCGGAATTGGTTGTCGACGGTCGTGGTTATAGCGTTGCAGGCAACGAGAACGGTTTCTTCCTCGGTGGCTGTCTGTTCGACCGTGTAACACCTGAGATGAGCATTTATAAGGAAGAAATCTTCGGTCCAGTGCTCTGTGTGGTTCGCGTCAACAGCCTCGAAGAAGCCATGCAACTGATCAATGATCACGAGTACGGCAACGGTACTTGTATCTTCACCCGTGACGGTGAGTCTGCACGCTTGTTCTGTGACGAAATCGAAGTCGGCATGGTTGGCGTCAACGTGCCGCTGCCAGTGCCGGTCGCTTATCACAGCTTCGGCGGTTGGAAGCGCTCGCTGTTTGGCGACCTGCACGCCTACGGTCCAGACGGTGTGCGGTTCTACACTCGTCGCAAAGCAATCACCCAGCGCTGGCCACAACGTGCTAGCCATGAAGCCGCTTCCTTTGCGTTCCCAAGCAACGGTTAAGAAACGCGTGTTTCAGGGCTGCCTGAGCAGCCACTGAACCGTTAGCAAATAAAAAGACCCGTCATCTGGCGGGTCTTTTTTATCTGTGGTTTTTGAACGCTGGTGGACAAGCTTCGCGTTGTCACACCCTACTCGATCGGGTGGGCAGCGCGTTGTCGTACCCTGCCGGGAGATTACACATGTTAGCTGCCAGCTGTACGCCAAGGGCTCGCATTGAGTGATGCACGCGCAGTGATTTGCAGAGTTGGATACAATCGGCAAATTATAAGACTACAGCGTGGCGCACAGCTGCTCTGTCTCTGAGGTTTGTATGTCGTCCCTTGAACTAGTAGCCGCCGCTCTCGGCGTAATTGCCGTGTGGCTGACGGTTAAACAGAACATCTGGTGCTGGCCGGTTGGGCTGGTGATGGTGTTGATGTACAGCTGGATCTTCTTCGAAGTAAAGCTCTATTCCGACATGCTACTGCAGGTTGTTTACGCCGCACTGCAACTCTACGGCTGGTGGCAATGGACTCATGGCGGCGGCGATCATAACGGTCGTCAGATCAGTCGTTTGAGCGCAAAAGCCTTGGCCAGCAGCCTCTTACTGGGTGCGCTGGGTAGTGTCTCTCTGGGTTATGTGATGGCGACTCATACCGATGCGGCCTCGCCCTGGCTGGATGCAGCACTGACCGCGTTCAGCTTGGTTGCACAAGTCTGGATGGCGCAGAAACGTCTGGAGTGCTGGGCGTTGTGGATCATTGTTGACGTTATCTTTGTCGGCCTGTTCATCAGCAAGGAGCTGTACCTGACGGCTGGGTTGTATGCGCTGTTCACATTGTTGGCTGTACAAGGCTGGCGCAGCTGGCGGCGAACGCCTGAGTTTGCATACGCATGAAGGTGTTGGTGCTAACCGGGCCAGAGTCGACCGGTAAAAGCTGGCTGGCAGCGACTCTGCAGGCGCAGTTTGGCGGCATCGTGGTTGGCGAGTATGTGCGCTATTTCATTGATCAACAGCAGCGCGACACATGTTATGCAGACATCTCAACCATCGCTCTGGGGCAGCTTGATTGGGAAGATAAGGCCCGCGCCGAGCGGCCTGAACTGTTGATTCTCGACACTCATCTGCTGAGCAATTTGTTGTGGAGCCGTGAGCTATTTGGCGATTGCCCGGCGTGGATAGAAGATGCGCTGTTAGCGCGCCGCTATGATTTGAACCTACTGCTCGACCCACAAGGTGTGCCTTGGGTTGACGATGGTCAGCGCTGCCAGCCGCAATTGGCTGAGCGTGTGCAGTTCTTTGAACAATGTCGCGACTGGTTAGTGCGCCACCAACAGCGATATATCACCCTGCAAGGTAACTGGTCGGAGCGCCAACAACACGCATTGAGCAGTGTGCAGCAATGGTTAGCGCAGAGCTAAGAGGCTGCGTCTGTGGGACATGGTTTCAGGTTAGTGTTGCCATTTTTGAAAGATAGCGTGCAGTTCGCCGTTATCTTTCAAGCGTTGCAGTGCGCTCGCGAATCTTTGTGAATTTTGTTCGTCGCCTTTATTGAAGGCAACGTAGCGCGGCATTTCGACCAGTGCGCGCGGTAAAATTCGAACCTTGGACTCTGAGTTTTGCTCATGCACGAAATACATCAGCTGAGTTTTGTCTCCGACGATGATGTCGATTCTGCCTGCCAATAGCATCGATACCAATTGTCTGGGGTTTTTGGCGCTGGTGTCCCGCGAAAGCTCTGCATGGTCAAAGTTTGTGGCATAGGCATAGCCTCGAACTTGACCCACCACATAGGGCATTAAGTCATTGAGGCTTTGCCAATCAGTGATGGCGGTTTTATGGGTCGTCATAAATACCGTAGAGCCGCTACGTAACGGGCCTACAAGAAGGTTTTTATCCTTGCGCTCTGCTGTACCAGCAAAAGCAAATGCCAGATTGGCGTCATGCTGCTCAAGCATTTGCTTAACGCGTTGCCAAGGGTACAGACGTATTCTGAAATCCAGCTTTGCTTCGTTCAGAACTGCGCTTACCAGGTCAACATCCAGGCCTATTGGTGTTTCGCTATGAGCTTGAGTAAAGCTGTAGGGCGCAAATTGTTCATCGGCAACCGCCAGCAATGGGGCCGCATATGCTGACACGCTGAGGCACAGCAACAGACCAATAAACAGGTAGCGCATAGTGAGCTCCAACTGGCCTTAAGTAGGATTAAGCCAATTTGCAATACGTACAGAGGCTAGCTAATGCTGGCGAATATGTGCAGTTTGCGCTGGAGAAGACCGGATCTAATTCAAGAATTGTGAACAGAGCGGCTGCTGGGAGCCATACCTGTGCGGGCTGAAGAGTTCGAGCCCGCTTCGGTGGTGGGTCAAACTTTTCTGACAAACTCAGACTTGAGTTTCATTGCGCCGATGCCGTCAATTTTGCAGTCAATATCGTGATCGCCGTCGCACAAGCGAATCCCTTTGACCTTGGTGCCGACTTTGACTACCAGCGATGAGCCTTTGACCTTAAGATCTTTGATCACGGTGATGGTGTCGCCGTCTTGCAAAACGTTGCCGACAGAGTCTTTGATCACATTATTATCTTCAGGCGTGTCTTCAGCTGTTGCTGACCACTCGTGGGCACATTCAGGGCACATCAGCATGGTGCCGTCTTCGTAGGTGTATTCAGAGTTGCATTTGGGGCATGGTGGCAGAGTGCTCACGAAGCGACCTCGGGTTCAGTCTGTTAAATGGCCGTATATTGTATAGGGTTTTGTCGGGGTTGCGGTTATCAACGCAGATATGGATTGTTCTGAGTTGGACCAGGCTGGGAAATCCCTTTCATGCGAGGCTCATAACCGCTTGGCATGATGACAGCGGCCGCTATGTGTGGACTAACCGCTTGGGCCGGGCCTTTGGGAGCTCTGCGATGATTGGCCTAAAATATCTGGCGCAGAACTTTTTCGTGGGCTCTTAGTCTTTTGGTTAGGTTTGGATGGTTGAGGTTGGGCTACTCTATAAGCGTCATGAGTTTTTTTATTCGTGATAAATATCAGTATCAACGCGGAAAGCTACGTACAAAACTACGCAGAAAGCTTTTGTAAATAGACTTCAACGGACTGTTTTAATTACTCAAACTAGACGGTTTAAATAGCAAAATAGTGCTTAAGGAATATAGTTGCATTACACACGTTGAAGCTTGAAGTTTTGCTGAGTAATACGGGTAGTAATTCTGACGTTCAGCTAAAGAATTTCTAGCCGATGGTAGCAAGCGACGGACGGCAAGAAGAAAGAGGCGGAAATACGGAAGTTTCCGTGCTGTGAGTGAGCAATTGATTCGCGCTTCCAGCTTTTCCAGGCCGCTCGATTGGAACTGCTGAAGTGCATTCACTCAGGGGCTGCGAGCAGCGCTACTAACGTAACAAAGGATTGTCACAGCAATGGCTATTACGATTATGTTTGCCACCGTAATTCTTAGCATCGCACTTCTCTGCGGGGCTAAAAATAAAGCGTGTTCTCACTTGTTTGGTTGCCTCATCCCAGTCGATTCTTCTGTATGAGCTGGTTTGACAACGGTTGCATGCGATTAAGTACTCGCTGCTAGTACAGATGTCGTATCCATGCTGGCGCTGCCAGCTGCTATTGGATTGCAGGAGAACACGCGTATGTCATCTTTCTTATCTGGCATAGAGCGAGACCCGCTCGATACTGACTTTATAAGGATGACCTTCCGCTCTTTTGTGCAGAGGGGCATTCTCATCATAATGGTGGTGAATCCACTGCACGCAATATTGCTATGGCTTAACCAAAGCCATTGGTGGCAGTTCAGCCTTTTGGCAATGATTGTTCAGTTGCCACTCTATCCGTTGTGCGCGCGGCAACGTTCATTCGCAGTATTTCTACCCAGTGTGCTCGTGCTGTTTGCAACGGTTACGGCCTATCTCATACTGTTTTCTGAGCACTTCGGCTCACTTGCAGGCTTTCATTATCTGGCTATGGCGCTGATTCCGCTGGTGATATTCGCCGGGCGCATCGGGCTTAAGCTCAAGGTATTGATCTGTCTGATGATGGCCGTTGGCATGTTTGTATACGAGCTCGAAATACGTGGCAGTGCGAATAGTCCTCTGAGCGCGGAGGCGCTGAAACAGCTGCGTGTTTTGAACTTGCTGATTTGCTTCGTGACGATATCTTTATTGACCTTTACCCACTTTGTCACTGTCTCGCAGATCCAGTCCGAGCTGCAGCGATTGGCGGCTTATGACCCTCTGACACAGTTGGTTAATCGTCGCAGAATGGAACAACTGGCGGAGCAGGCAATTTTACTAAGCTGGCGTCAGAAGTACCCGCTGTCAGTGATTCTGGCTGATGTTGATAATTTTAAAATGATCAACGATCGTCACGGCCACCCCGTTGGAGATGCCGCTTTGCGGCATATCAGTGATCTGATCCTCATGATTGCCCGTGATTCGGACAGCTGCTGTCGCTGGGGCGGTGAGGAGTTTTTGATTTTATTGCCACACACAGACCTATCCGGTGCCATGCAAGTGGCTGAGCGGATAAGAGCGGAGGTTGCTGCGGCAACCTTGCAAACACCCGATGTTGCGCTTGAGATGCAACTGACCTTGGGCGTGGCGATGCTGATGCCGAAAGAACAACTGGTTGACTTGATCAAGCGTGCTGATACAGCGCTTTATGAGGGCAAGAAGGCGGGTCGCAATTGCGTGGTTAAAAGTGACCCGCAGCCGAGCTAGTTCAAGGTGCCAGCTTGTTTGGGTCTGGCCAGGTCAATGTGCCTGAATCACTGAAGCGGGAGGTGCCGAACAGGCCGCCAGCAAACTTGCCACTTAGCTCATAAGGTAAACCTTGGCCCGGTTGAAAGCGCGATGCGCCCATTGCCTGACGCATTGCCGAAAACGCTGAGATGGTCACCGGCACACTGATAACCGCTTCACCAAAGCGCGGCACTTGTCCGCTCTGATCACTGACACCGCTGGCCAATGGCTGATCGTTCACTTCCAGGTCCAGGGCAATACCGTTGTAATCAATGGCGCTGTCATTCGGGTTTTGTACCCGTAGCTTTACCGAAAAACGCATTTCCAGACCTTCGCCGGGTAATGGCTCTATACCAACGAGGTCAATTTTTACCGGGTCATGGGGGCTCAAGCTGCTACAGGCCGCCAAGCTGATAATAAAAAAGCTGGCCAGAGCTGCTCGAAGCAGCGCGCGAATGGAGGAGGTGATGCTGAGCATGGCTGAGGTTCCGTTCAATTATGCAAAGATTTGGCTGGCGCACAGCATGCAGCGCCATAGTGATAGACCACAAATATTTATTTAGGCTGTGCTGCGCTGTTTGGCCGCAAGAACTATGGCGATACCACCGAGCACTGCCGCTGAGCTCAGTAGCAGGCGCAATGTCAGCGCCTCACCGAGCAACAAACTGCCCGCTAGCGCAGTTAATATTGGCACGCTCAGTTGGACTGTGGCCGCCTGGAAGGACTTCAAACCGCGTAATGCGCTGTACCAGATCGCATAACCGACGCCAGATGTGAGTGCGCCTGACAGCACCGCGTAGCCTACGCCTGCAGTGTCCCACTGCGAGCGGCTAATTAAAACAACACTGATGATTAACGCAATCGGCACTGCCCGCAAGAAATTCCCGGCGGTTGTTGCCAGTGGGTCAATAGCGCCGCGGCCCATCAGTGAATAGGCGCCCCAAGCCATTCCAGATAACAACATCAGCAAGGCACTACTCAGTACAGGCGTATTGGCTCCGGGTAGCAGTAATGCAACAAGCCCCACGAGTGCCAGGGCCAAGCCGGCAGTAGTGGCCACACCAAAGCGTTCACCGCGATAAAAGCCCCAGGCGATCATGCTCAGTTGGACTGCACCAAACAGTAGCAGCGCACCGCTGCCAGCATCCAGGTTGATATAGGCGAATGAAAAGGCCGCCGCATAAGTCGTCAGCGCCAGAGCCCCTGGCCAACTGCCGGTCAGTGGCTGTGCGGCGTCTTTTAAGCGCAGGATGATCGGCAAGGTGATTGCGCCCGCGACAATGCGCACGCTGGTGAAGCTCGCGGCATCTATTTCAGTGGCTTTCAATGCGAGTCGACAAAGAATCGAGTTACCAGCAAATGCCAGCATCGCCAGTGCGGTAAGCAGCAGAGTACGCGAAGACATGTCGAGCCCTTGTATGCAGATGTGCTCATCTAATCACACAAGTGTCGGCAGCGGCATTGGATAGATGGCCTAGGCGCTGTGAGCAGGATGTAAAACGCGCAGACCAACCGTGTACTGGTCTGCGCGTTGGTGCGGTTAGAAATGCACTTTTACGATGAAATTGGTAGCGCTCTGGTTAGTGCCATCAAGGATGGTATCGCCGAGATAGCTGTCGTTATCGATGCCGTATTTGTCTTTCCAGTAATCGTATTCGATACCGACATAAAGTTGCTTGTCGCCCCAGTTCATGGCTTTACCCAAGTCGTATTTGATCTGGGGATTGAAGTGCAGGTTGGCGTGATAGCTGTTGTCATTATCGACAACCCAATCCATGAAACCGTCAATCAGGATGTCTGAATTACCGACAGGGATGGTGTAGGCCCAAACTGGGGTGATCTGCCAGACATTATCGCCATCGCGCTTACCATCGGTGGTGCGCAGATAGGTGTTGATCTGGAAATAATCGAAACCTGGAATAGCCAGGTCGAAACCTGGGCCGATCAAGTAGGACTCGGTGTCGTCTTCGCCAAACTCATAGGTCATGGCCAGCAGCACATCTTTGACTGGACCGAATTCCAATTTGCTATTGAACAGTTTGCCAAACGACAAGCGTGGGCTGAATTCACCGTAGAAAGTGCTTGAGTCACCCGCGCCATTACGTTCGGCACTGTTGTAGGTGATGCCATCGACGAAGAAAAACAGGTCGCCGAAACTCCAGCCGCTGGCGTGCTCAAATGTCACCGTTTGCTGATCTTCCGGGTCAACCTTGAAATTCTTGCCGTAAAGATAGGTGAAGCTGTTGTTTTGCCATTGCATTAAATCACCGGCAACAGCCTGGCCGCCCGCCAGAAGCCCGCCGGCTAACATCAGAGTTGGGAGAAAACGGTTCATCGATGGTGCTCCTGGTGCGCAGAGTTATAGTTTTAAACCTGTCTATTCGGTCAGGCTGCCGGTTCTAGAGCAAAAACGAAGCCAATTACTGATTTTTGGGTTTTCTGCGCTCAAAAATCGGTTTTTGAGCGTTTTTAACGGTGTTTGCTCACATAGTGATCAACCGTCTGCGCCTCATTGACAGTATTTTTCTGACTGACAGGACAGTTTTGCCTCAATTTGGGGCGAGATTTGCCACGCGCACGTTGTCGCCCCGCGCAGCTGTTATGTCTGCGTTAAGGACTGAGGCAATGATGAGAAAGCGCGCGGCATACTAGCGGGTCGCGTGCAGAGGTCAAGCGAGAAGTGGTGGCGGGTCCATAGACTCAGAAACGCCTGAGTCTATGGTGGGTCAAGCATCAAGCCTGGTTGGGATTGAAGGTCTTGCTCATGCCAGACCAGCACGCATCGTAATCAGCCTGCAGCTCCGGGCACTGCAGCGCGTACTGGCTTGGGCGCAGCACATTGCAGGTCTCAAACATGAAGGCCATGGTGTTATCGATTTTATGCGGCTGCAAATCCGCAGCTATGGCTTGAGTCGTGGTGGTGTTGTCCGGCCCATGAGCACTCATGCAGTTATGCAGTGAGGCGCCGCCCGGCGAGAAACCATCGGCTTTGGCGTCGTAAGCGCCTTTGATCAATCCCATGAACTCATTCATCAGGTTGCGATGGAACCATGGTGGACGGAAGGTTTTTTCGGCAACCATCCAGCGCGGAGGGAAGATCACAAAGTCCGCATTGGCTTGGCCCGGCGTGTTACTCGGTGAGGTCAGGACGGTGAAAATCGATGGGTCCGGATGATCAAAACTAACCGTGCCGATCGTATTGAAACGGCGCAGATCATATTTGTACGGCACGTTGTTGCCATGCCACGCGACCACATCCAACGGCGAGTGATCGAGCTGCGTTGCCCACAATTCACCGAGAAACTTCTGCACCAATTGGACGGGTTCGTCGCTGTTCTCAAAGTGCGCGACTGGCGCTAAAAAGTCACGTGGGTTGGCCAAGCCATTGCTGCCAATCGGACCCAGATCAGGCAGGCGCAGGGCGCAGCCGTGGTTTTCACAGATATAACCGCGCGCGCTGGCATCGAGCAGTTCCACTCGAAACTTCATCCCGCGAGGGATTACCGCGATTTCAAGTGGCTCGACTGCAAGTAAACCCAGTTCGGTAGCAATGCGTAAGCGGCCCTGCTGAGGAACGATTAGCAACTCACCATCGGCGTTGTACATCACGCGCGTCATCGAGCAATTAGCCCGGTAGATATGCACGCTGACTCCGGATGCCTGATCAGCAGCGGCCGTTGCGGTAAGGGTGACTAAACCGTCGATGAAATCAGTCGCCGGTTCCGGTATTTCCAGCGGATTCCAACGCAGACGATTAGGCGTAACGGGGCCCAGTTGGCCACCGCTAATTTGCTTATCCATGCGCTTAAACGCCGGGTGATTGGCCGACGGCTTGATGCGGTACATCCACGTACGTCGTGAATCTGCGCGGGGCACCGTAAATGCTGTGCCCGAGAGCAGTTCGGTATACAAACCATAAGGGACTTTTTGCGGAGAATTCTGGCC
Proteins encoded:
- a CDS encoding outer membrane protein OmpK codes for the protein MNRFLPTLMLAGGLLAGGQAVAGDLMQWQNNSFTYLYGKNFKVDPEDQQTVTFEHASGWSFGDLFFFVDGITYNSAERNGAGDSSTFYGEFSPRLSFGKLFNSKLEFGPVKDVLLAMTYEFGEDDTESYLIGPGFDLAIPGFDYFQINTYLRTTDGKRDGDNVWQITPVWAYTIPVGNSDILIDGFMDWVVDNDNSYHANLHFNPQIKYDLGKAMNWGDKQLYVGIEYDYWKDKYGIDNDSYLGDTILDGTNQSATNFIVKVHF
- a CDS encoding zinc ribbon domain-containing protein YjdM → MSTLPPCPKCNSEYTYEDGTMLMCPECAHEWSATAEDTPEDNNVIKDSVGNVLQDGDTITVIKDLKVKGSSLVVKVGTKVKGIRLCDGDHDIDCKIDGIGAMKLKSEFVRKV
- a CDS encoding AAA family ATPase; amino-acid sequence: MKVLVLTGPESTGKSWLAATLQAQFGGIVVGEYVRYFIDQQQRDTCYADISTIALGQLDWEDKARAERPELLILDTHLLSNLLWSRELFGDCPAWIEDALLARRYDLNLLLDPQGVPWVDDGQRCQPQLAERVQFFEQCRDWLVRHQQRYITLQGNWSERQQHALSSVQQWLAQS
- a CDS encoding ABC transporter substrate-binding protein; this translates as MRYLFIGLLLCLSVSAYAAPLLAVADEQFAPYSFTQAHSETPIGLDVDLVSAVLNEAKLDFRIRLYPWQRVKQMLEQHDANLAFAFAGTAERKDKNLLVGPLRSGSTVFMTTHKTAITDWQSLNDLMPYVVGQVRGYAYATNFDHAELSRDTSAKNPRQLVSMLLAGRIDIIVGDKTQLMYFVHEQNSESKVRILPRALVEMPRYVAFNKGDEQNSQRFASALQRLKDNGELHAIFQKWQH
- the pnuC gene encoding nicotinamide riboside transporter PnuC; the protein is MSSLELVAAALGVIAVWLTVKQNIWCWPVGLVMVLMYSWIFFEVKLYSDMLLQVVYAALQLYGWWQWTHGGGDHNGRQISRLSAKALASSLLLGALGSVSLGYVMATHTDAASPWLDAALTAFSLVAQVWMAQKRLECWALWIIVDVIFVGLFISKELYLTAGLYALFTLLAVQGWRSWRRTPEFAYA
- a CDS encoding GGDEF domain-containing protein; the encoded protein is MSSFLSGIERDPLDTDFIRMTFRSFVQRGILIIMVVNPLHAILLWLNQSHWWQFSLLAMIVQLPLYPLCARQRSFAVFLPSVLVLFATVTAYLILFSEHFGSLAGFHYLAMALIPLVIFAGRIGLKLKVLICLMMAVGMFVYELEIRGSANSPLSAEALKQLRVLNLLICFVTISLLTFTHFVTVSQIQSELQRLAAYDPLTQLVNRRRMEQLAEQAILLSWRQKYPLSVILADVDNFKMINDRHGHPVGDAALRHISDLILMIARDSDSCCRWGGEEFLILLPHTDLSGAMQVAERIRAEVAAATLQTPDVALEMQLTLGVAMLMPKEQLVDLIKRADTALYEGKKAGRNCVVKSDPQPS
- a CDS encoding CoA-acylating methylmalonate-semialdehyde dehydrogenase, with the protein product MSVVNHLIHGEAVAGTGRTADVFNPSTGEVIHQVALADRATIQQAIDSAKSAFPAWRNTPPAKRAQIMFRFKQLLEQHEDAISKMISEEHGKTLEDAAGELKRGIENVEYACGAPEILKGEYNRNVGPNIDAWSDFQPIGVVAGITPFNFPAMVPLWMYPLAIVCGNCFILKPSERDPSSTLYIAQLLQEAGLPKGVMNVVHGDKEAVDALIEAPEVKALSFVGSTPIAEYIYAEGTKRGKRVQALGGAKNHAVLMPDADLDNAVSALMGAAYGSCGERCMAISVAVCVGDQIADAMIKKLVPQIKALKIGAGTSAGLDMGPLVTGVHRDKVKGYVDAGVAAGAELVVDGRGYSVAGNENGFFLGGCLFDRVTPEMSIYKEEIFGPVLCVVRVNSLEEAMQLINDHEYGNGTCIFTRDGESARLFCDEIEVGMVGVNVPLPVPVAYHSFGGWKRSLFGDLHAYGPDGVRFYTRRKAITQRWPQRASHEAASFAFPSNG
- a CDS encoding LEA type 2 family protein, whose product is MRALLRAALASFFIISLAACSSLSPHDPVKIDLVGIEPLPGEGLEMRFSVKLRVQNPNDSAIDYNGIALDLEVNDQPLASGVSDQSGQVPRFGEAVISVPVTISAFSAMRQAMGASRFQPGQGLPYELSGKFAGGLFGTSRFSDSGTLTWPDPNKLAP
- the hmgA gene encoding homogentisate 1,2-dioxygenase; amino-acid sequence: MNTDDLAYLSGFANHFSSEALPGALPIGQNSPQKVPYGLYTELLSGTAFTVPRADSRRTWMYRIKPSANHPAFKRMDKQISGGQLGPVTPNRLRWNPLEIPEPATDFIDGLVTLTATAAADQASGVSVHIYRANCSMTRVMYNADGELLIVPQQGRLRIATELGLLAVEPLEIAVIPRGMKFRVELLDASARGYICENHGCALRLPDLGPIGSNGLANPRDFLAPVAHFENSDEPVQLVQKFLGELWATQLDHSPLDVVAWHGNNVPYKYDLRRFNTIGTVSFDHPDPSIFTVLTSPSNTPGQANADFVIFPPRWMVAEKTFRPPWFHRNLMNEFMGLIKGAYDAKADGFSPGGASLHNCMSAHGPDNTTTTQAIAADLQPHKIDNTMAFMFETCNVLRPSQYALQCPELQADYDACWSGMSKTFNPNQA
- a CDS encoding DMT family transporter, with translation MSSRTLLLTALAMLAFAGNSILCRLALKATEIDAASFTSVRIVAGAITLPIILRLKDAAQPLTGSWPGALALTTYAAAFSFAYINLDAGSGALLLFGAVQLSMIAWGFYRGERFGVATTAGLALALVGLVALLLPGANTPVLSSALLMLLSGMAWGAYSLMGRGAIDPLATTAGNFLRAVPIALIISVVLISRSQWDTAGVGYAVLSGALTSGVGYAIWYSALRGLKSFQAATVQLSVPILTALAGSLLLGEALTLRLLLSSAAVLGGIAIVLAAKQRSTA